A single genomic interval of Sceloporus undulatus isolate JIND9_A2432 ecotype Alabama chromosome 2, SceUnd_v1.1, whole genome shotgun sequence harbors:
- the LOC121920452 gene encoding avidin-related protein 4/5-like — translation MLMAPILGALGRVPAPFLLVILLLRLSPGSPRPLDIEGTQAPQKCVLAGVWVNDLGSRMSISGPDAKGAFSGSYLTAVSASSQNPIQASVITGLQHPATAAGGQPTFGFTVHWTFSDSTTVFVGQCFVGADGQETLETSWLLREKVPSHAEDWKATRVGQNTFLRVK, via the exons ATGCTGATGGCACCGATTTTGGGGGCCCTCGGGAGGGTCCCTGCCCCATTCCTCCTGGTCATCCTCCTCCTGAGGCTCTCCCCAGGCAGCCCTCGACCCTTGGACATCGAAGGGACCCAAGCCCCCCAGAAG tGTGTCTTGGCAGGGGTCTGGGTGAACGATCTGGGCTCTCGGATGTCCATCTCTGGGCCGGACGCAAAGGGAGCCTTCTCAGGGTCCTACCTGACAGCAGTGTCGGCCTCCTCCCAGAACCCCATCCAGGCTTCGGTCATCACCGGACTCCAGCACCCGGCCACGGCAGCAGGAGGGCAGCCTACCTTCGGTTTCACCGTCCACTGGACCTTCTCAG ACTCCACCACTGTCTTCGTGGGTCAGTGCTTCGTGGGCGCCGATGGCCAGGAGACCCTTGAGACGTCCTGGCTCCTGCGGGAGAAGGTCCCTTCCCATGCCGAAGACTGGAAGGCCACACG GGTTGGCCAGAACACCTTCCTGCGGGTCAAGTGA
- the CREB3 gene encoding cyclic AMP-responsive element-binding protein 3 produces the protein MLTPSEPHRCDPHLLLPLFQSYGWTPQKPPRDSPALGAAAQRVLGSLFLCPLKRSLCPPNLQCDGFPQLILTEEEKRLLEKEGTTIPCDLPLTKAEERVLKRVRRKIRNKHSAQESRRRKKVYVDGLESRVVACTAQNNELQKKVQQLQKQNLSLLEQLRKLQAMVQQSSTKTTTAGTCVLVSDRPLGSPSHGMRTAQAQHGSLSSGGQRRGSVTLAHI, from the exons ATGCTGACCCCTTCTGAACCCCACCGGTGTGAtcctcacctcctcctcccccttttccagAGCTATGGGTGGACACCTCAGAAGCCTCCGAGGGACTCTCCTGCTTTGGGGGCAGCAGCCCAGAGGGTTCTGGGCTCCCTGTTTCTGTGTCCATTGAAGAGGAGCCTTTGCCCCCCCAACTTACAG TGTGATGGCTTCCCTCAGCTGATCCTGACCGAGGAAGAGAAGAggctcctggaaaaggaggggacCACCATCCCCTGCGACCTGCCCCTCACCAAG GCGGAAGAGCGGGTCCTCAAGAGGGTCCGGCGGAAGATCCGCAACAAGCATTCTGCACAGGAGAGCCGGCGGCGGAAGAAGGTTTACGTGGATGGCTTGGAGAGCAG AGTGGTGGCTTGCACGGCCCAAAACAACGAGCTCCAGAAGAAGGTGCAGCAGCTGCAGAAGCAGAACCT gtCTTTACTGGAACAACTGAGGAAGCTGCAGGCCATGGTCCAGCAGTCGTCCACCAAGACCACCACGGCCGGCACCTGCGTCCTAGTGAGTGACCGGCCCCTGGGCAGTCCCTCTCATGGGATGCGCACTGCCCAGGCCCAGCATGGGTCTCTTTCCTCTGGGGGGCAGCGGAGGGGCAGTGTGACGCTGGCCCACATTTAA